Proteins from one Terriglobales bacterium genomic window:
- a CDS encoding GNAT family N-acetyltransferase, whose protein sequence is MDAILIRMATKDDLPRLTEIYNYYVVSTPVTFDVEPYTVERRATWFQQFGPTGRYRLLVAEQSGGVVGYAGTTRFRPKAAYDTTVETTIYCDLSAAGKGIGRRLYTALFETIAGEDIHRILAGYTLPNPASAALHQRFGFKPAGTFSENGRKFGRYWDVMWTERPLRLSGNM, encoded by the coding sequence ATGGATGCGATCCTGATCCGAATGGCGACAAAGGACGATCTCCCGCGGTTAACTGAAATTTACAACTATTACGTCGTCAGTACACCCGTCACTTTTGACGTTGAGCCTTACACGGTGGAGCGCCGCGCCACCTGGTTTCAGCAATTCGGCCCTACCGGACGTTATCGCTTGCTGGTAGCTGAACAAAGCGGCGGCGTGGTGGGCTACGCCGGCACTACACGCTTTCGTCCTAAAGCTGCTTATGACACCACCGTTGAGACCACAATTTATTGCGACCTCAGCGCGGCCGGAAAAGGAATCGGAAGGCGATTGTATACAGCATTATTTGAGACCATCGCCGGCGAGGATATCCATCGCATACTTGCTGGATACACTCTGCCTAATCCAGCCTCGGCCGCGCTGCACCAGCGCTTCGGATTCAAACCCGCTGGCACGTTCAGCGAAAATGGCCGCAAGTTTGGTCGCTATTGGGATGTGATGTGGACCGAGCGTCCACTGCGTTTATCGGGGAATATGTAA
- a CDS encoding methyltransferase domain-containing protein, translating to MDSGHNSRILDQFTRQAAPFSSAPAIRNQGTLHRIVEMAKAGPDDTVLDVACGPGLLVCAFARVVQHATGIDLTPAMLEQANETQRQQGLQNVSWQQGDVLPLPYSAGTFSTVSTRFAFHHFLDPLAVLEEMRRVCKPSGRIVVADSAPAAAKADAFNAMEKLRDPSHVRALPLEEHYALFARAGLDTPRVETYRLEGELEDLLQRSFPNPGDSDRIRKIFEDSLLDDALDMATHRKDGKIFYSYPVAILATQVA from the coding sequence ATGGACTCTGGACACAACAGCCGTATTCTTGACCAATTCACGCGCCAAGCAGCGCCGTTTTCCAGCGCTCCAGCGATCCGAAATCAAGGTACCCTTCATCGCATTGTCGAGATGGCCAAAGCTGGTCCGGACGACACGGTCCTCGACGTAGCCTGCGGACCCGGGCTCCTGGTTTGCGCTTTCGCGCGCGTCGTGCAACATGCCACAGGCATTGATTTGACTCCTGCCATGCTTGAACAGGCCAACGAGACCCAGCGCCAACAAGGGCTGCAGAATGTTTCATGGCAACAAGGAGACGTACTCCCACTGCCGTACTCAGCCGGCACGTTTTCCACTGTCAGCACCCGCTTTGCGTTTCATCACTTTCTCGATCCGCTGGCAGTGCTCGAGGAAATGCGCCGGGTCTGCAAGCCGAGTGGACGCATCGTTGTGGCCGATAGCGCGCCCGCCGCTGCCAAGGCCGATGCTTTTAATGCCATGGAGAAGCTCCGCGATCCGTCTCATGTTCGCGCGTTGCCGCTTGAAGAGCACTATGCTTTGTTTGCCCGCGCGGGGCTCGACACGCCTCGGGTTGAGACCTACCGCCTTGAAGGCGAACTCGAAGATTTACTGCAACGTTCTTTTCCCAATCCGGGAGATAGTGACCGAATCCGCAAGATTTTTGAGGACTCGCTGCTGGATGATGCACTCGATATGGCAACGCATCGCAAAGATGGAAAAATCTTCTACAGTTATCCGGTCGCAATCCTGGCAACTCAAGTCGCTTGA
- a CDS encoding GntR family transcriptional regulator: MKPKRGNRPPAYQRIQSTIRERIENGQLKPGEAVDSERDLAKIHSVSLMTARHALAELQREGLVERRRGAGTFVAPPKIHFNKLASLSEEMASRGLSACSKVLSMNVIENAPDIAARLSLPATSRLLVVERLRQAANEPFALETCYLSAEQFGNLRRASLERGSLFSLMELEHGINLAHADEEIDSTAADARLSELLSVPRGSPLLRISQVIYSTQGKAVLYVLGLYRSDRHNLRIRRFR, translated from the coding sequence TTGAAACCGAAGCGTGGGAACCGGCCTCCGGCCTATCAGAGAATACAGAGTACGATCCGCGAACGCATTGAAAATGGCCAACTCAAACCCGGCGAGGCCGTTGATTCAGAAAGAGACCTGGCGAAGATTCACAGCGTAAGCCTTATGACTGCGCGCCACGCCCTGGCCGAGCTTCAGCGCGAAGGGCTGGTCGAGCGCCGGCGGGGCGCCGGAACTTTTGTTGCTCCACCTAAAATTCATTTCAATAAGCTGGCCAGCTTAAGCGAAGAGATGGCCAGCCGCGGTCTTTCTGCATGCTCTAAAGTTTTATCCATGAATGTAATCGAGAACGCGCCCGATATCGCCGCACGACTTTCCCTGCCTGCCACCAGCCGCTTGTTGGTGGTGGAGCGGCTCCGGCAGGCGGCCAATGAACCCTTTGCGCTGGAAACCTGTTATCTGTCGGCTGAACAGTTCGGCAACCTGCGCCGGGCATCCCTTGAACGAGGATCATTGTTTTCTCTCATGGAACTCGAGCACGGCATCAATCTTGCCCACGCCGATGAAGAGATTGACTCGACGGCTGCCGACGCGCGGCTGTCAGAACTTCTCAGCGTTCCTCGTGGTTCGCCGTTGCTGCGAATCAGCCAGGTAATCTACTCCACCCAGGGCAAAGCTGTCCTTTATGTGTTAGGTCTTTACCGCTCTGACCGCCACAACTTGCGCATCCGGCGATTTCGGTAA